One Misgurnus anguillicaudatus chromosome 22, ASM2758022v2, whole genome shotgun sequence DNA segment encodes these proteins:
- the LOC129439867 gene encoding chemerin-like receptor 1, translating to MFKSSYGYIMNSTLEVTDAPEYSSSEGSGDFDYDSVTESPPSVSGPQCRETICVITVILKVIIFLLGIIGNGAVIWIAGFKMKKSVNTTWYLSLALSDFIFCSTLPITIVHTVTNKWSFGLFMCKFTSFIMFLNMYSSIFILVIISVDRCLTVKFPVWAQNHRSIVKASVVVALTWLVSVLLSIPPLKFREIAIVKTKPVCYNKYGGHHNHQPVVLLRFSLAFLIPLLSICFCYSILICKLRANQLSKSNKPYKIMTLLIVTFFLCWMPFHIVAMIEFGASKGSEAFKAAIHSAQRITATLAILNSCLNPFLYAFMAKDLKKKCYSFLSKIESAIDEETRSGFKGTSITSTGDRLSTAV from the coding sequence atgtttaaatcaaGCTATGGATACATCATGAATTCAACTCTAGAAGTCACAGATGCTCCTGAATACTCAAGCAGCGAAGGCTCTGGAGACTTTGACTATGACTCTGTCACTGAAAGCCCTCCCAGCGTGTCAGGACCACAATGCAGGGAAACAATATGTGTAATCACAGTTATTTTAAAAGTGATTATTTTCCTGCTTGGTATCATTGGAAATGGAGCGGTGATCTGGATTGCTGGTTTTAAGATGAAGAAGTCAGTTAACACCACTTGGTACCTGAGCCTGGCCTTATCTGATTTCATTTTCTGCAGTACCCTCCCTATAACCATTGtccatacagttacaaacaagTGGTCCTTTGGCCTCTTCATGTGCAAGTTCACATCCTTTATAATGTTCCTCAACATGTACAGCAGCATCTTCATTCTCGTCATTATAAGTGTGGACCGTTGTTTGACCGTCAAGTTTCCTGTATGGGCCCAGAATCATCGTTCTATAGTCAAGGCTTCGGTTGTTGTTGCGTTGACCTGGCTCGTGTCGGTTTTGCTTAGTATACCACCACTGAAATTCAGAGAAATTGCTATTGTGAAAACAAAACCGGTATGTTACAACAAATACGGGGGACATCACAATCACCAACCTGTTGTGCTCCTTCGATTTTCTTTGGCCTTTTTAATCCCATTGCTCAGTATTTGTTTCTGCTACTCCATCCTGATTTGCAAACTTAGGGCAAACCAATTATCCAAATCCAACAAGCCCTACAAGATCATGACACTTTTGATTGTGACTTTTTTCCTCTGCTGGATGCCATTTCATATTGTTGCTATGATAGAGTTTGGTGCATCTAAGGGTAGCGAAGCCTTTAAGGCAGCCATTCACTCAGCCCAAAGAATAACCGCTACTCTTGCCATCTTAAACAGCTGTCTAAACCCATTCCTATATGCATTTATGGCCAAGGATTTAAAGAAGAAATGCTATTCATTCCTGTCAAAGATTGAAAGTGCCATCGATGAGGAGACCCGAAGCGGTTTCAAAGGAACTTCTATTACCAGTACTGGGGATAGACTGTCCACTGCTGtctga